A stretch of DNA from Geminocystis sp. M7585_C2015_104:
CTGATGGCCATCCTGGGGCATGGTTGGAGGTATTTCCTTATAAATTCTTCCAGATTTTGCCACCCCCTAGCTAAGGTTAAATCCCAATGTTTTTCTAGCCAATCTCTTAAATTGACTGTTTTACGAGAAGCCAACAGTCTCCTGCGGAAATTCTCGTCAGCAACCAGAGTTAGCCACTCGAAAAAATTCAGACTTAGACGAGGGAACAGGCTTTTTTCGGCCTGGGATAATAATCTTTCTTTTTCTGCCAAGGATAAGGGGGCCACAAAAGACACATTAGGGATATTTTCTAGTCCGTATTCAGCCTCTAAAACCATTAAATTGATGTCGGTTTTCCAGTGGCCAAAATCCAAATGTACATAGTGGTTAATTCTGTCTACTTCTCCATGGGACTGTATTTCTTCATAAGTAGTATATCCCCAAAATTCAATATAATCCTCTTCTAGATTGACATCAGCTGCCACATAATAACTCCCAACCCACTGGGGAATCATCAACCATTCTTGAGGGATAGTTACACTGGTTTTGTCTTCGTTTTCTCCAGGAATCAACACAATCTTTTGATTGCCAAAAGAGACACTACTGCCATTTACAAACTCCCAAATAGTCAAATCCAAATCCAACTCTTTTGGGGAATATTTCTGGCAATTCAAATCTGACACTGCCCTCAACCACTCTAGGAATATAGTCTTGGTAATCAGATTTAAAAATCCTCGCTGACGACTGGTATCATTGCTTAAACTAGCCACCAGTTTTCTTGCTTCCTTTTTAAAGTCACCGCCTATTATTATTTTTGCCTCGTCTATGGTACTATCGGGGGCAAATTTTAATTCAAAAGCATTCATTTTTTCTACCTCCTTGTGGTATTATATTACCGTTAACTAAACCCGTCGATTCAAATAATAGTTACAAAATTTTTCTAGAGGCAAAAGCAGGTGATTATCGATTCCCTCAATAGTTAAACTTATGAGTAATAAAGACTCTAATTTCTGTCGGAAAGCCTGAAGGAAAGCAGGAGAATCAAAGTCCAGTTTTTTCCCCCCTTTTGCCACGAAAGAGAAGTATTGATTCCTTATCGCCTCTTTTTCCCCCTCCGGTAAGCTTTCATAAGTCTCGGTTGCCACATCTATAATTCGATGGGCAACATATTCTTGCAGCCACTCTTCTAAGGTGGGAATAATATCTTTTATCTCCCCGCATTGAGGGTTATTTTCGTAGGCAGTTATGCCAATTCTCGCGGATTCAATCAGATGCATTTTGATTTTTTTAATTCTTCTGGAAAGCTGATACTGTTGTCTGATTTCAGGTTGAATTTTGCCAATAACTTCAACGATCTGTGTTTGGGTTAAATTTAATCCCAATCCTAGGTAAAATATTGCTTGAGATGTTTTGTCTAGGGCTTCAAAGTTTTTTTTCAATATTTCTTCCAAATGCTTAGATTTTGGGTTTTCTAAATTAGCTAAATCCCCCGAAAAATCCGACAATTCACCCCGCCCCTCCTCTTCCCCTAAGGAGTAGGAAATACCTTCATAACTAACATTAGGGGGATTCTCTGATCTTCTTATGAGTTTAACACAGGTTTCCAATTTCTCTCTTATTTGTGGGGAAGTCAAAAATAAGGGTTGTTGGCAAATTTGATTGATAGCCAGATTGTATTGTTGGGTGATAAGTTGCCACTGGCAATAGTCGGGAGGTTGTAAAATTCCATGGCGGCGAATACCGCTATAATTGTCCTTAAAACATTGCCACGCCAGGAGATGTTTTTTGATTTCCTCCTCGCCAAAACCCCCTTCTTTCCTCAAGATTTCTTCTAGTTTTTTCCTGCTGATACCTTTCAATAAACCCCAGTCGGAGGCAGCATTTTTCCTCTTCAAATAGCTATTAACTTTCTCTCCGACAATAGTAGTAAGTCTCCTCTTAGCGTAGGTGGTTATCCGACTGCCTCCATCTATCCTGTAAGTTTTTAGGAGTCTTTCTGGCTGTGATACCTCCTCATTTCCCCAGGCAAAACAGTCGGCGATGGATACACTGCCGACAATCCTTCTATCCATTCTATTGTAAACCTCCCTGCTAGCCCAATAACATGCTTCCTGTAGGTAAGAAGACAGATGATTTTTAAAGATGTTTATGTTTTTTGTTTCACCCCCTCTTACTTTATCTAAAAAAAAATAGGCTATTTTGTTTTCCTCTTGGGGTGTAATGTCTGATTGTTTGGATATTCTCGATTTTTCCAGAAAGTTTTGAATATGTTTTCTTAGTATGATGTCAGTCTTCCAAGAGGCTTTCCCGGAGTCTTCTAGACACAGAAAAGTTGAAAACTTGTCGGTTATAATGGTCCTGAATATAAACATCTTCTGGAAAAAAGGTAAACAAGATAGAGAAGACGCAAAAAGACAAGAAAAGGCTAAAAGTTAACTACTAGATATTATAACTAAACACCATTTTGACCTAAGTTAAACCTGTATGATTGAACAACATATGCTAACTTCTACCAGACACAGCAATCATAAATAGTAGTCAGACAAAATGGTTGTCTTTTTTAAGAAGATCGTAAGAAAGGTGAGTAGAGTTGTCGTCAGTGGGGGAATAAAGATTATCTAGAGTAATGGCTTTAATTTTTTGTCGCAATGGTAGTTGTTTTTCCTGATAACTGGTCCACTGGCAAACTCTGAATAGAAATGCCTTGTCGTGGGGGCAGTAAAAACTTTAAAAAACTATTAAAACAAAGTCGAAGCCCAACAAAAAAACTTCCCTTCAACCCACATGGGATATAAAGTTGCCCCTTCAGTTTGACTGCATTCCCCATTAGGCTACCAATGGCAGAATAAGTGGTTGACACTAATACCACCTCCCATTGGTTTATCCGAAAAGAAGACAAAAAATATGCTGGAAAAGTCTTCCCCTCTGACTGCCGTGGCAAGACTACAGGCGAAAGGAAAATCCACAGGAATTCCACAAAACCTTCATGGCTTCTCCACAGTCTTTTGGTGCAATGGTAGGTAGCAGAGACGAAAACAAGAGAAAATTAGGATGATTAGACTATGGCTAACCAACAACACCTGGAGTATATAAAAACCCTTTCAGCCAAACAGTGGAATGATTGGCGCAACGATAACCCCCACATTTTACCAGATTTGAGA
This window harbors:
- a CDS encoding DUF1822 family protein, encoding MNAFELKFAPDSTIDEAKIIIGGDFKKEARKLVASLSNDTSRQRGFLNLITKTIFLEWLRAVSDLNCQKYSPKELDLDLTIWEFVNGSSVSFGNQKIVLIPGENEDKTSVTIPQEWLMIPQWVGSYYVAADVNLEEDYIEFWGYTTYEEIQSHGEVDRINHYVHLDFGHWKTDINLMVLEAEYGLENIPNVSFVAPLSLAEKERLLSQAEKSLFPRLSLNFFEWLTLVADENFRRRLLASRKTVNLRDWLEKHWDLTLARGWQNLEEFIRKYLQPCPRMAISFRYFNPEEAVGNLLKEDLNNIGYDLLSNLYNYLLNNPLDYEKPGEENRKTQLVSKLAELVDKTDNEDKCWQAALCLNLLDSSHPLSPLGLGKIIPFESLDFSCAILVYIMAKNQDKVNTFIRILPMETDSLPPGFAMEIIEENGSIFRRVEAGLYDRIIQYKFWGNPGEYFGVRLQIGEEIKEEKFVI